In Paenibacillus sp. J23TS9, a single genomic region encodes these proteins:
- a CDS encoding TerC family protein yields the protein METSILAFLAKLANIVFLDLILAGDNAIVIGLAARNLPSSTQKKAIFYGTGGAVLLRIAATIIVVWLLQVPWLLLIGGILLIGIAYKLLADNDDHTDVKAGRTLWGAIRTIIVADAAMGLDNVIAVAGAAQQNIILVILGLLISVPIVVWGSTLFIKLIDRFPWIIYLGSAVLGYTASNMITEEKRLHPFFEDHPAIRILFIIVVIVAVLVTGYMKKRSDQRKKSSENSYS from the coding sequence GTGGAAACATCAATACTTGCCTTTTTGGCAAAACTAGCCAATATCGTGTTTCTTGATCTTATTCTAGCTGGCGATAACGCTATCGTCATTGGCCTTGCTGCGAGGAATCTGCCATCCTCGACTCAGAAAAAGGCCATTTTTTATGGAACCGGCGGCGCCGTGCTGCTGCGTATCGCTGCTACGATCATTGTGGTCTGGCTGCTGCAAGTCCCCTGGCTGCTTCTCATCGGAGGAATCCTGCTCATAGGCATTGCTTACAAGCTTCTGGCAGACAATGATGATCATACCGATGTCAAGGCGGGACGTACACTATGGGGCGCTATACGAACCATTATCGTAGCGGATGCAGCCATGGGACTGGATAATGTTATCGCGGTTGCCGGAGCGGCGCAGCAAAATATTATTTTGGTCATCCTGGGACTCTTGATCAGTGTTCCGATTGTCGTCTGGGGCAGCACTCTATTTATTAAGCTTATTGACCGTTTCCCTTGGATTATTTATTTGGGATCAGCAGTACTCGGATATACCGCATCCAACATGATAACCGAAGAGAAAAGACTGCATCCTTTCTTCGAAGATCATCCCGCCATTCGTATCCTGTTTATTATCGTCGTCATTGTTGCCGTGCTCGTGACAGGATACATGAAGAAACGTTCGGACCAGCGGAAAAAGAGCAGCGAGAATTCTTACAGTTAA
- a CDS encoding TerC family protein yields MESIWLLVQILMINLVLSGDNAVVIALASKNLPPKQRKQAVWWGALGAVVLRCILTFAAVILLKIPFVQAAGGFLLFWIAFRLLADDKDDVRMGESASIWKAVRSILAADFIMSLDNVLALAGVANGDLALIVIGIAISIPIVVFGSNLIVGLLHRYPVLVYLGAGILGYTAGEMLLQDSRMGIMLSSVMPSLHKLLPILLTILVMAAGSFKKLPLRRS; encoded by the coding sequence TTGGAATCGATATGGCTGCTTGTACAGATCCTGATGATTAATCTGGTTCTGAGCGGAGACAACGCCGTGGTGATTGCGTTAGCAAGCAAAAACTTGCCGCCGAAACAGCGTAAACAGGCCGTGTGGTGGGGGGCTTTGGGGGCGGTTGTTCTTAGATGTATACTAACGTTCGCGGCCGTGATTCTTTTGAAGATTCCTTTTGTGCAGGCGGCTGGAGGATTCCTGCTGTTCTGGATTGCATTCAGGCTGCTGGCAGATGACAAGGACGATGTAAGAATGGGGGAGTCAGCCTCCATTTGGAAAGCGGTACGGAGTATTTTGGCCGCTGATTTTATTATGAGTCTTGATAATGTGCTGGCGCTAGCCGGTGTAGCCAATGGAGATTTGGCGCTTATAGTGATCGGGATCGCCATTAGTATACCCATAGTTGTCTTCGGCAGTAATCTTATTGTCGGTCTACTTCACCGCTATCCTGTACTCGTGTATTTGGGTGCGGGTATCCTGGGCTATACAGCTGGAGAGATGCTGCTGCAAGACTCCAGAATGGGGATCATGCTGTCCTCGGTCATGCCATCGCTGCATAAGCTGCTGCCGATTCTTCTGACCATTTTGGTCATGGCAGCCGGAAGTTTTAAAAAGCTGCCGCTTCGGCGCTCATAA
- the typA gene encoding translational GTPase TypA, whose translation MHSRDKIRNIAIIAHVDHGKTTLVDQLLQQSGIFGKHEHLQERAMDSNDLERERGITILAKNTAITYKDYLINILDTPGHADFGGEVERIMKMVDGVLLVVDAYEGCMPQTKFVLRKALEQNLTPIVVVNKIDRPAARPTEVIDEVLDLFIELDANDDQLNFPVVYASALNGTSSMDPEKQDDNMLALYETITDHIPHPTENVEEPLQFLVTLMDYNEYLGRIAIGRVNRGVIKQGQSVTVIMRDGKSKTARIEKLFGFQGLKRIEMEEAGAGDIVAIAGIKDINIGETIADPQNPEALPVLKIDEPTLQMTFLVNNSPFAGREGKWVTSRKLRERLMKELETDVSLRVEETDSPDAFIVSGRGELHLGILIENMRREGYELQVSKPEVIVREIEGKRMEPIERLLIDIPEESMGPVMESLGSRKAEMVNMVNSGNGQVRLEFLIPARGLIGYSTYFLTLTRGYGVMNHAFDSYGPLIGGQVGGRHQGVLVASEGGTSTTYGMMGIEDRGTLFMEPGTEIYEGMIVGEHTRDNDIVVNICKEKAVNNIRSANKEETVRMKTPIIFSMEQALEYLNDDELCEITPKSIRLRKKILNKSERERAEKHRKMAETNL comes from the coding sequence ATGCATTCAAGAGATAAAATTCGCAACATTGCGATTATTGCCCACGTTGACCACGGTAAAACAACACTAGTAGACCAGCTTCTGCAACAATCAGGTATTTTTGGGAAACACGAGCATTTGCAGGAGCGGGCCATGGACTCCAATGACCTGGAGCGTGAGCGTGGAATTACCATTTTGGCCAAAAACACGGCTATTACGTATAAAGATTATCTGATCAACATTTTGGATACACCGGGACACGCCGACTTCGGCGGCGAAGTTGAACGGATTATGAAAATGGTTGATGGCGTACTGCTTGTCGTAGATGCGTATGAAGGCTGCATGCCGCAGACCAAATTCGTACTACGCAAAGCGTTGGAGCAAAACCTTACACCGATTGTCGTAGTAAACAAAATCGACCGTCCGGCAGCACGTCCAACAGAAGTAATTGATGAAGTTCTGGACTTGTTCATCGAGCTCGATGCCAATGATGATCAATTGAACTTCCCTGTTGTTTATGCATCTGCACTGAACGGAACGTCCAGCATGGATCCTGAGAAACAGGATGATAACATGCTTGCATTGTATGAAACCATTACGGATCATATCCCTCATCCTACTGAAAACGTAGAAGAACCTCTGCAGTTCCTCGTTACCTTGATGGATTACAACGAATATCTGGGACGTATTGCAATCGGACGCGTTAACCGCGGCGTGATCAAGCAAGGTCAATCAGTAACCGTTATTATGCGCGACGGCAAAAGTAAAACAGCCCGTATTGAGAAGCTGTTTGGCTTCCAAGGTCTGAAACGTATTGAAATGGAAGAAGCCGGCGCAGGCGATATCGTTGCTATTGCAGGTATTAAAGATATCAACATTGGTGAAACCATCGCTGATCCACAAAATCCGGAAGCATTGCCAGTTCTCAAGATCGATGAACCAACACTGCAAATGACATTCCTTGTGAATAACAGTCCGTTCGCAGGACGCGAAGGCAAATGGGTTACTTCCCGTAAGCTGCGCGAGCGTTTGATGAAAGAGCTTGAAACGGACGTGAGTTTGCGTGTAGAAGAAACCGATAGCCCGGATGCATTTATTGTTTCTGGCCGCGGTGAGCTTCATTTGGGTATTTTGATTGAGAATATGCGCCGTGAAGGTTATGAGCTGCAGGTATCGAAGCCTGAGGTTATTGTACGTGAAATCGAAGGTAAGAGAATGGAGCCGATTGAACGTCTTCTGATCGATATTCCGGAAGAGAGCATGGGACCCGTAATGGAAAGCCTTGGATCCCGTAAAGCCGAAATGGTTAATATGGTGAACTCCGGTAATGGACAGGTTCGTCTTGAGTTCCTCATTCCAGCTCGGGGTCTAATTGGATACAGTACGTACTTCCTGACTTTGACGCGCGGCTACGGCGTCATGAACCATGCATTTGACAGCTATGGACCGCTGATTGGCGGACAGGTTGGCGGACGTCACCAAGGCGTGCTCGTTGCCAGCGAAGGCGGCACAAGCACAACTTATGGTATGATGGGTATTGAAGATCGCGGAACCTTGTTCATGGAGCCGGGAACCGAGATCTACGAAGGCATGATCGTTGGAGAGCACACACGCGACAACGATATTGTCGTTAACATTTGTAAAGAAAAAGCGGTAAACAATATCCGTTCTGCGAACAAAGAAGAAACGGTGAGAATGAAAACACCAATTATCTTCTCGATGGAACAGGCTCTTGAATATTTGAATGACGATGAGCTTTGCGAAATTACGCCAAAATCGATTCGTCTTCGCAAAAAGATCTTGAACAAGAGTGAGCGTGAACGCGCAGAGAAGCACCGCAAAATGGCTGAAACCAATCTGTAA
- a CDS encoding YlaH-like family protein has product MQAWFASHSLVSYIVIFVLITYVYNKVFRVRQKLPLLKEILLYILMAIGSGMLLVFQHDKLPIIQCLLVAVALMLLVRVRYFVEARQKKKAETAGKRG; this is encoded by the coding sequence GTGCAAGCCTGGTTTGCATCGCATTCGCTTGTGTCTTACATTGTCATTTTCGTGTTGATTACGTATGTCTATAACAAGGTATTTCGTGTCAGACAGAAGCTTCCTTTGTTGAAAGAAATTCTGCTGTATATCCTGATGGCCATTGGTTCGGGCATGCTGCTTGTGTTTCAGCACGACAAGCTTCCGATCATCCAGTGCCTGCTCGTTGCAGTCGCTTTAATGCTTCTGGTACGGGTCCGCTATTTTGTGGAAGCCCGTCAAAAGAAAAAAGCAGAGACAGCAGGTAAACGAGGTTAA
- a CDS encoding LCP family protein → MSPSNNNLPPRSQSGSKQSKQPPKKKKKKSGFKTFLKFVLIIIILAVLAVAGYVAYLYYKADSGVLDTGNNTPVPAEKSAKVKPVTMLLLGTDYRPETGTHLSDVIMVTAFNPDTKTVTVVSLPRDTKIELKGYRENKANAYYPIFLSEEKKSGKKAEDEMKTMLSKYMDIPIDYATVLNFQGFRDAVDALGGVDINVDMNMCYRDKADGTDINLKKGEQKLEGKDALDYVRYRKSNCRPKTQASDDFDRNRRQNEVLHALIDKMQSFKGVTSLGGVLDAMDKNMETDIENDQLKNMIATYWKVNKENVKFMPVTGTWKSPYVYVDEAELDKAKQALKDEIAGKGLPATTTDSAEKANP, encoded by the coding sequence ATGAGTCCCAGCAATAACAATCTACCTCCACGATCTCAAAGTGGCAGCAAACAAAGCAAACAGCCGCCAAAAAAGAAAAAAAAGAAGAGCGGATTTAAGACGTTCCTGAAATTTGTACTGATTATCATCATTTTAGCTGTATTGGCCGTAGCGGGATATGTTGCGTATCTTTATTACAAAGCTGACAGCGGCGTATTGGATACTGGCAATAACACACCGGTTCCAGCCGAAAAATCAGCCAAGGTGAAGCCAGTGACCATGCTCCTCCTGGGTACGGACTACCGTCCAGAGACAGGTACTCATCTATCCGATGTGATTATGGTGACGGCGTTTAATCCAGATACCAAAACAGTTACCGTCGTTTCACTTCCGCGGGATACGAAGATTGAGCTCAAAGGCTATAGGGAAAATAAGGCAAACGCCTACTACCCGATTTTCCTCTCGGAAGAGAAAAAGAGCGGCAAAAAGGCTGAGGATGAAATGAAAACCATGCTCAGTAAATATATGGATATTCCGATTGATTATGCAACGGTCCTTAACTTTCAGGGCTTCCGTGACGCGGTCGACGCTCTTGGGGGCGTGGACATCAATGTGGACATGAATATGTGCTACAGGGATAAAGCGGACGGAACAGACATCAATCTCAAGAAGGGCGAGCAAAAGCTTGAAGGGAAGGATGCACTGGATTATGTGCGTTACCGCAAATCCAATTGTCGTCCGAAAACGCAGGCTTCCGATGATTTTGACCGCAATCGCAGACAAAATGAAGTCCTGCATGCCCTGATCGATAAGATGCAATCCTTCAAAGGTGTGACAAGCCTTGGCGGTGTTCTGGATGCCATGGATAAAAACATGGAGACTGATATCGAAAATGATCAGTTGAAGAATATGATCGCAACGTACTGGAAGGTTAATAAGGAAAACGTCAAATTCATGCCGGTCACCGGTACATGGAAGAGCCCTTACGTGTATGTGGATGAAGCCGAACTGGATAAGGCGAAGCAAGCGCTGAAGGATGAAATTGCTGGCAAAGGATTGCCGGCGACGACGACGGACAGTGCAGAAAAAGCAAATCCTTAA